One genomic window of Salvelinus alpinus chromosome 9, SLU_Salpinus.1, whole genome shotgun sequence includes the following:
- the LOC139584304 gene encoding dnaJ homolog subfamily B member 9-like codes for MATAQSALTFAVCILMITELILAKKDYYDILGVRKDANERQIKKAFHKLAMKYHPDKNKSPDAETKFRGIAEAYETLSDEKRRQEYDQFDHGTFYSDITKDRNGPKVHQPFNFNDMFKDSDIYSQNRHAHHQRHFEDHFRTHQEAHHSRHKRHFQGAFGAAGGGGFDDMFDDMEKMFTFDRDTTKRTESTFHGTTTKQHCRTVTQRRGNMVTTYTDCTGS; via the exons ATGGCAACTGCACAGTCAGCATTAACATTTGCAGTGTGTATCCTGATGATAACAGAGTTGATACTTGCCAAGAAGGACTACTATGACATACTGGGTGTGCGGAAAGATGCCAACGAACGTCAGATAAAGAAGGCTTTTCACAAGCTGGCAATGAAGTATCATCCAGACAAGAACAAGAGCCCAGATGCTGAGACAAAGTTCAGAGGAATTGCTGAGG CATATGAAACATTATCAGATGAGAAGAGGAGACAAGAGTACGACCAGTTTGATCACGGCACATTCTATAGCGACATAACCAAAGACCGAAACGGTCCAAAAGTCCACCAGCCCTTCAACTTCAACGACATGTTTAAGGACTCCGATATTTACAGCCAGAACCGGCACGCCCATCACCAAAGACACTTCGAGGACCACTTCCGGACCCACCAGGAGGCCCACCACAGCAGACACAAGAGACACTTCCAGGGTGCCTTTGGAGCAGCAGGTGGTGGTGGCTTTGACGACATGTTTGACGACATGGAGAAGATGTTTACTTTTGACAGGGACACTACTAAGCGAACGGAGAGCACATTTCATGGTACTACAACGAAGCAACACTGCAGAACAGTGACACAGCGCAGGGGGAACATGGTCACCACTTACACTGACTGCACTGGCTCCTGA